The sequence GTGACACTTGATATTGTTTTTAGCCGCTGCGTGTTCCAGCGGGGTCAGTGGTACTGCAGATGAGAAGGAGCTGAGTGCGCACATCCCCGGCGTCTCCACTGCACCCCGTATATATATCACAGCCCTCCAGCAGCCGTGTCCTCACAGACGTGACGCAGTCCTGCAGATGCAAATAGACACCATCACCGCCATTAGCAAGGTCGCCATAAACGAGTTAAGGGAATTAAGAAATGTTTTGTGTGACATAAGCTGTACATTGAAAGACTTAAGTAGACTTCAATAAATAGTGTTGTTTGTTTCCATACCCTGTGTCCTTACAAGCGAAGCATCACATTCACACGCTGGTGCACTGCAGCTGCGTTAGGGGATAGGGGTCGGGGTCAGGGGTCGGGttggggtcaggggtcggggTCGGGGGCCTCGGGATAGGGATCGGGGTAGAGGCCAACACAACCAACAGCGTCAGGGGGTAAAGGCACATTCCATAGCTGTGCTACATTATGTGGCCGACCTTTTCTGGCTTGTTTAAAAGGTCCGATAGTGCGCTCCACAACATGCCTGCCAATGTAGTTTCTCTCCTCTGCGCTCTGTGGGTTTGAGAAAGGGGTGAGTAGACACTGCTTGAGGGGAAATCCACTGTCCCCTGCAAGGTTAGTGAATAGGTTAGGCACTACAGTAGAGAAAAATTGCAATTGATTTAGAATTTCTACATTACTCATGCGTACCTAGAAGCCAGCCATCACGCATAGCTCTGGCCTCAACTCTGCGCCCAACCCTGCTGTCTCTAAAGATGAATAAGTCATGGGTCGACCCAGACCACTGATTCCCTACATTAGTGCATACCATGTCTTCATCACATGTGATTTGAACATTAATGGAGTGATAATGCTTTAGATCAATTCCCTTTGAAAAGTGCCAGTTGCCAGAAGTTGCCAGAAGTTGCCAGAAGTCCAAGGGTGGGACAAGCACGGCTTAGTTTCTGTGGGTAGTTCTCTATGAAGTTGGGCCCACCGCAGCACCGAGATCCAAGAGTACAGCTCTTAGTAATAGGAACCAGCTCATAAGCTACTCATAACTGGCCAATAAATCTGGCTGGTCTCTGAATTCTTCCATTCGCCAAAATCTTCCAAAGCAGCCATTGTACGTCATTACGCATTGTATTTGCCTGCCTATTTATAGTCATCCATGAATACGATAACAATATATGAAACTGCACTCGTATCTGCCCGACTGAGGCATTGAAATCGACATCAGTTTAAATGTGATTAGTGAGATACCGAATTCATGCTTGAAAGAGAACTTTAGGATACGACCATAACCCCAGTTCTCTGATAGCATGAGTGAGGTATCTCAACCAGGCCCTCCTTCTTGTGTAGAGCGAGGAGAAGTTGCTAACCTTGAATGGTGTTCCGCCAGGCATTGGGGAGTGGCCCCTCCCAGACGTCAGACGTGCCCAGCCAATCATGGCAACAAGGTGAGAAAGAACTCCAATGCATATGTTGTGCAGATGATGTCACCGGTTTGCACATCTCACAAGCTGatcaaaatcagaatcagaatcagaatcagaatcagaatcagaatagtatttattgccaagtaggtttacacctacctggaatttgttctggtgtataggtgcatacagtgaacataaaaacatacaaacacaataagtactacacataacataaaacataaaaacacagtaagtactacacaaacacaataagtactacaatacaacaagcagggcaggagtgcaaaagtggatgtgcaatgtgcagtgtgcaatgtagtgtgtgttaacataacacaggcttgaggtgtgggggcaggatgagagtccacgtcaggtgggggtcccgggccttgttaataaggccaacggcagccgggaagaagctgattttgtggcgtgaggttttggtcctgatggaccgcagcctcctgccggagggaaggacctcgaagagtttgtgacccgggtgggagggatcggccacaatcttacctgcccgcctcagggtcctgtcTGGCTGAATATATTTGTAATAACAAAAAATGCATACCGTGTGGTGATAACCATTACAGGCATGGACCACGGAACTGGGAGGGCCCTGGCCCTACCTAGTTTTGAAcatcaaacatgtaaaaaaaaaaatatccatcGGTAGACACATATTAGCACTTTGTTCATATACTAGAAGCACTTCATCCTGGACTAATGAAATGATTGGACAGGCTTCCAAGGTAATCTATTGGCTAGTCATTAGGCAACGTGCTGATTGGCTAGTCAGTCAATAACATGCTGATTGGCTAGTTAGCTCAGGCGTAAAATAAGTGACAACATTTGTACTCGTAACTTGAGTGTTGTAAGCTTGTAACTTCATTGTTGCATACAAAGGTTGGATATTtgtgtgtccgtccgttttTCACATATGCACAAAATCATTAATTATTGCACATGTGAACATCATCTCAAAATCTTTCTCTTTAATTTGATCTCATAGAATTAATCCTTGGTATtaacaaacacacctgaacgtatggggcgccgtttgtaaaatgttgcacgttcgaaaatcctgctcagttttgctacatttagcattttcatatggaacaaaaagcacgacaatattcgaatgtcactttttcaagcatttagagagaaattcatgtaaattcatgcgataacttttccaaggatattttttggcagtaacacaaagttgttgaataatataaatgtttcatctaaatgtaaatgttaaatataaatgtaaatgttaaatataaatgtaaatgttaaatgtaaatgttaaatataaacgtaaatgttcaatgttatatataaatgttaaatgtaaatgttaaatgtaaatgctaaatgtaaatgttaaatgtaaatgttaaatgtaaatgttaaatgtaaatgttaaatgtaaatgtaaatgttaaatgtaaatgtaaatgttaaatgttcagtctacatgtcagatttgaagactgaaccttacaatatttacggtaattggctttcatagttttcacgtcacgtcagaattaccagcttgcgggcaagaaaatacactccacagctgtctaccactggaatttatactggaactgaccatctttcattcaagattatttaatatatccgctttaaaattgtctgacataggtagtaaaatgccagacagttgttgctcggttggctgttcaaatcggcgaggagacaagcccggctgtttccagctgattgtagacgtcttctgggtcaacttttctcaggcgggcagtaagctagccttctttttggagcttgcaataaaagcattaaccctgttttggtcgcctcattcatcagaataactacctaaaacgggaatagatcaagaaataaagtcaagaaacaaagcatcaacacgattaaaattggattacccggtttctgctctgagattgcgacaagtacctaagcaactaggctaggctactgtattttgtcatccaactggtaatactacaatgccagtagaaaatacttgggaagataatttcagttgtcattcgccagaccaggtggttgtacttgtgttaaccaggaaattgtgtaaaatgataaagaacagtgttgggtaggctaaaggttgctagctaacagcatgtagctcgctagctggtagctagctattacatggcaatcatctttgctctgataatgaagatgtttattagttttcaccttccagacgacatcgttattaacccatccccttctgaaaattaaattactatctgtgcttttggtaggctttcagtttttgagttgtgtagggggacggattttctattagatatatgtaaatatctccaaactggagctcaggcagggacttctacgacgttacagaaatacaaatatcagcgggtgcagtaaagggatcacaggttcccaaaatgtaaattttttctagatatctctgtctggctattgtggtatgatctgtgtttgatggcgatcgtaattgagtaggttgcactgctcgacgatgtccactgttggtcgacacattttgcccgcaaggtatccctggtagtgttactgaaagctatgaattaccgtaaatattctaatgttctgtcgtcaagtctgacatgtagactgaacatttacatttacatttacatttaacatttacatttacatttaacatttacatttagcatttgatatttgtatttacatttaacatttacatttaacacttatatttaacatttatatataacatcgaacatttacgtttatatttaacatttacatttacatttaacatttacatttatatttaacatttacatttaacatttaacattaacatttagatgaaatatttatattatttaacaactttgtgttactgccaaaaaatatccttggaaaagttatcgcatgaatttacatgaatttctctctaaatgcttgaaaaagtgacattcgaatattgtcgtgctttttgttccatatgaaaatgctaaatgtagcaaaactgagcaggattttcgaacgtgcaacattttacaaacggcgccccatatgaACGAGTGCTCAAACGTAGGGTTCACTCCACAGAATGCACATCGGATCCCCTATAAGAACATGGGCAAtatgtcctgtgtgtttgtattcccTCGATATAGGCCTAGTCTAGGGTTGGCATAGTGAAAAGAGGCTAGGACGAAAGATTTGGCAAGAAAACAAAAGGAGACCAATACAAGCAGAATATTGtgagagaacaacaacaacatattctCACATTGTGACACGAAAATTAGGGCTATGCATGAAGCACAACCTCTGCCTGTATCTGACTTGAGTGTACACTAAAGCACTTCCTGACCATTTGGTCTTTTAATCCTACTAAAAATGTAGGTAATTGTGCAAATGGTTGATAAAGCAGGATATCTCAGAGCCTGGTTTACAATGTTTGCCCATGTTGAACCATCTCAGagtctgtttttaaaatgtctttgcaGGGTTTTGCCTATCTTGGACGAGCATTTCCTTGTTGAAGTTGCCTCATAGCATAAACTAGCAAGGCCAAGTTTAGCCTTGAAACAGAATAGGTTTACCCAGCAAAGGACAGCTAAGTCCATTTGCCAGCTAATGCTGGTGCCCTATTTTATTAGCAGGGTTAACAAATGTCACACATTCCATTGTAACCCAAGCTTTAAGTAGACTACTACGAtgtctttttacacacacaattacataagTTTATTATAACCGTTATATGAGTGGCCTAGTGCTTTTTGAAAGATCAAACATTtcaccaaagtttttttttttgcagaagcTGGAGGTCTGAATAAATAATTTCTACATTGGTTAAGGTGATAGACGTAGTCTTTATTAAACACATTTACGTCatctaagaacacacacacaggcctgttaaTGTCCACACAACTATCACATTGACAGTCCACAAAGTACTgtacaaactcactcactcacacacacacacaaacacacacacacacacacacccagacaagcacacacttgcacaagcTCACGCAGCCACATAATACAAATCTCCAGTCTGTGCAATTGCTCACATTCTAGTACATGAGCAGAATTTTCCAGAATCATACAAGTAAAATACACTttcacttacacttacacttacacagtaCATTATGATCCTCATTGGCTGGCTGTATAACACATTGTAATGTAATATCTGTGTAAGTGTCATTCACCAGTAGGGGCTTATGCGCTTAAGACTTATGGTTTAGTTACCATTGCCCCTTTGATGATGACAGTTGTTATGACAACAAACCAGTGTCTACAGATAAGGTTCATATACAACTCCAGATTGACCTCTGCAACGTGCCAGTGAGACAGCTATAAAAAGTCAGTTAACACCATTGGAGAAACTGTTCCCTCATATTTGAGACCATGTATTTTAagataaatatttgtatttacatgtttatttgtgtatttatttgtattttataacACTGCAGCGATGACATTTCCAATAGCAAATCCTGTAAACACTAAAACAGTACTACAATTCAAAATAACTCAGAGTTCTATTCTCTATTTTTTCCTCAAATTCAGATAACATCTACAAGTACAAATGGTagacaaatataaatattttatgTTGTAACTTTCGTGTTTGAGTTTTAATGTGTGATGACATTGAGCTATAGAGCCTGTTAAGTGTTTTAACAGTAATATGGAACATTTTgaaacatattttttcatagccatCCCTGTTTGATGTGCGTACCATGAAAAGTCTAAGTCAGTCATTGTGTAAGTAGCATACGTCAGAGTCCACCCTTTGCTTCTCTTCCGCTTTCTTCTTTCATATCTGAGACAGAACATACAAGTCTGTGTCCGCCCAAAGTGACTGCTTTTCAATCTCTATCTCCTTCCTCCTATCGCTTTGTCATCCCTCATACCTGTGTTACCAGTGGCTCCCGCAGGTACACGTTTCCTCCCCTGAGGTCTTCACCCTGCCCCGCGCAAAGTCCCGCCAGCAGTGTGCCGTTAAGAGGGCCACAGATGCCCCTGTAACCAGGCCCCATGCCACCGCTGCCACCTCCGCCCCCTTCCAGGGGCGTGTAGtcgctctctccttccatgCCCTCCCTGTCCTcgtactcctcctctccttcagcgTCCTCATCCTCCCAGAGCGAGGTCTTGACGTGGGTGAACTCAGAGCTATCCACGCACTCCGTCTCGCGGTGGTAGAAGTAGCTGAAGTTGGAGACAATGACGGGCACGGGCAGGGAGATGGTGAGCACGCCGGCGATGGCACACATGGAGCCCACCAGCTTGCCACCCACCGTAATCGGGTACATGTCGCCGTAGCCCACCGTCGTCATGGAGACCACGGCCCACCAGAAGGCTTCGGGGATGCTGGTGAATGCCGTGTCGGGGTAGTCCACCTCGGCGAAGTAGACAGCGCTGGAGAAGAGGATGACGccgatgaagaggaagaagatcAGCAGTGCCAGCTCGCGCAGACTGGCCTTCAGCGTCTGACCAAGGATCTGCAGGCCCTTGGAGTGGCGGGAGAGCTTGAAGATCCGGAAGACCCTCACCAGACGGATGACACGGATGATGGCGAGTGACACGGAGGGTGGGGGGCCCCCCTTGCTGGCCAGCTCAGTGCCCAACGTGACGAAGTAGGGAATGATGGCGAAGAAGTCGATGACGTTCATCACGTCCTTGAAGAAGCTCGTCTTGCTAGGCGAGCACATGAAGCGCATGCCGAGCTCAAAGGAGAACCAGCAGATGCACAGCGTCTCCACCACGAAGAAGGGGTCGTCGAAGGGCGTGGTGTCTGGAGGCACCAAAATGGTGGCGTTGGGGATGTGAGGATGAGGTACCGTTTTGAATtgctggagaaagagaagaaaaaaatgaaagagaggaggaagaaggggaaCTAGGTGAGGAcaggacatttctttttttttttatgtgcctcaatgttgttgttttgaatgattctctgatttaatttttttactttatgttattttatttatttattttttatgcttaatttctgagttgtttggtgtgtgttttttttttttaaatgtattttgtctgtttcgttttgttgtggtttgtttatgtattgttcttctgtactatgtggcctcaatcagggcattgctgcaaaagagccctgtgctcagtcaatttctccctgaataaacaatgatgatgatgatgatgtcataacACCTATTCATATAACACAATTCATCTAAAAGTCTGAGGGAGTGAATAACTTATCGGTGAGTTTACAATTTTTAGAAGGAAAGAAATAGGTGCAATTACTGAAGAGCtgaaacagaacagagaaagtAAAGAGTGTGGAAAGGTGCCGGTagaatgaaagtgaaagtgaaaataaAAGAGTGGACTGAGTAAAAAGACTGAAAGTCTGCGTGCCTTTACTACCACTGAGCATGTGCTGTAAAGACATCACTCATCACTGAGTGGTTGAGACCCTCAGTATATctatccttccatctctctcttgctctctcttttttggcactccctctccttctctatatatctatatctgtctgtctgtctgtctgtctgtctgtctgtctttgcctTGCTAACTTATCTCTTCACTGCATTTTGATATGAACGTGTTCTATTTTTACACTCTTGGAAGAAAAACACCACAGGCTTGGCGTATGTTTGTGGAACAGCACGTGCCTTCGAGCTACTGGAATTTAACACTTCATGTATACCGTAAGCCAGGGGTGAGCACCTCTCAGCAGTGGACACTTAAAGACAATCTGGCAATGATGCaaagtgagggagaaaaaaatggatAAACCGCATctacttgtttttttcttcatctttttgtGAAAGTAGTCAATTTCGCGCTCCCACAAATGATGCTCGGATAAGGAGGTTTTTGCGGCAATGCGAGATGAATTTGCATTGTCCTCTAGGCACTATATGTAAGGCTGTTAGCATTTTAGAAAATAACACGTTAATAAATCATTTCATATTCAATAGTGATGTGGGAGAATTCAGATTCATCGGCGGTCATAAATAGTGTTTATTTCCTGGTTTTAGATTGGATAGCTTTCACACTAAATACAAACCGCAATGGGGTTCAAGTGAACCGTACCCCAAACCACCGTTTTCTAGAGGACATGGTTATGGTCCCTTGGTGTGCAGCTTTCACATCAACAACGGAAGTAACCTAAAAAAACGGCTTAAGCGGACCCTGGTCCTAACCAAAAACTCTAGTgtgaaagccccctaaaaagctttcagcagcagcaggtgacaGAAGCATTTTCCTAAAGGATTTTATCACCCACTTTTAGGTCAGGCGGCTCTGTCACGTTGGTGAGGTTCACAAACTGACCTGCAGCTCTAGGGGCAATTTGTACTCTTT is a genomic window of Clupea harengus chromosome 1, Ch_v2.0.2, whole genome shotgun sequence containing:
- the LOC105897683 gene encoding potassium voltage-gated channel subfamily A member 7 — its product is MDNHNQDAEEEGAEDGKKLFISMEESDKQSKEQRNKAEKGEEEQLGLSEKEGKRDSKRSGSWRGGCALTERLAINVSGMRYETQLRTLAQFPDSLLGDPRRRLRYFDPLRNELFLDRSRVCFDAILYFYQSGGRLRRPANVPLDVFMEELRFYELGEEIVARFKEDEGFPKEVPNPLPDNELQRKLWMLFEHPESSGSARIIAIISVMVIVVSILIFCLETLPDFRAEKELREQFKTVPHPHIPNATILVPPDTTPFDDPFFVVETLCICWFSFELGMRFMCSPSKTSFFKDVMNVIDFFAIIPYFVTLGTELASKGGPPPSVSLAIIRVIRLVRVFRIFKLSRHSKGLQILGQTLKASLRELALLIFFLFIGVILFSSAVYFAEVDYPDTAFTSIPEAFWWAVVSMTTVGYGDMYPITVGGKLVGSMCAIAGVLTISLPVPVIVSNFSYFYHRETECVDSSEFTHVKTSLWEDEDAEGEEEYEDREGMEGESDYTPLEGGGGGSGGMGPGYRGICGPLNGTLLAGLCAGQGEDLRGGNVYLREPLVTQV